The following DNA comes from Streptococcus canis.
ATTGATAAAAATTTCAAGGATGGAATTATCCACATAGATGTTAAGTGTAACACGGTCTTGGGGGATTTGGCAAGAGCGCACCCTACCATAGTCTTGGGCATACTGAACTCCTGCCTTGCTACGGTCAATGCTTACCTGTCCGTGGTCGGTGTCTACTTTCAGTTTTAGGCCATTACCCTCTTGATCAGCAAATAGGTGTAGTTCAAGCTTCTCTTGGCTTGGAATAGCTAGTTCTAGTTCATAGCAGTTGCTCGTTGTCTCCTTATTTTGAAAGGGTTCTGTCTGCCCCCGAAGGTTTCTTAAAGCGGCAACGGGGCGTTGATAGAGTTGTCCATTTTGAAGAGACAATTTTTTGACCAGACTAAGGGCCCCTTGATAGTCATAGTTATCTGTCGGATAATCAATATCTGGAAGACCAATCCAAGACACGGCTAGCACGCTACCGTCTGGACTATTAAAGGCTTGAGTCGCATAAGCTTCAAAACCAAAATCTAGATTTTGAAGAGAGCCGCCACCAAGTAATTGTCCAGTTTCTGGATTGAAGCTTTCAAAAATTTTATAGGTGTTAGGATAAATATTTTGGTAATCTAGATCAGTTTTGGCAAGTCCTTGTGGACTGAAAATGAGAACGGGTTTGTCATCGACAAAGACGAGGTTGGGGCACTCAATCATGTACTCGGTGCCAGAATCATCAAAGTCCAAATCGGCTATAAATTGCCAGTTGTCCACATGATTGTCCACAGCTTTGTAAAGTTTGATTTTTCCTTTGCCGTCTAAACCTTGGGCGCCAATAATAGTATAAAACTGACCTTGATAAGAAAAAAGCTGGGGGTCTCGAAAATGCTCCGTAACATCATCGGGCTGTTCAATCAAAACATGTGGGATTTTGGAGATATTTCCTTGTTTATCCATCCAAGCTCCCACCTGTAATGGTGTTCTGACCCAGTTGTCATCGCGGACATTACCAGTGTAAAACAGAAAAAGTTTATCATCAATAGCATAGGCAGAGCCCGAGTAAGCTCCATGGCTATCATGAGGATGATCTGGCAAGAGACGGCTCCCTGTTTCCGTGAAATGGACCAGATCTGTGGAGGTCATGTGTACCCATTGCTTCAAACCATGAGCAGCGCCATAAGGCCAATTTTGATAAAAGAGGTGGTAGCCCCCATTGAAATAAGAAAAACCATTAGGGTCATTGAGTAGACCAGTCTTGGCTTCAACATGATATTGACTCCGCCAGGGAGATTTAGCCATCTTGTCAATGATAGCTTGGTAATCTGTTTGGTTCCATTCCTTGTAAGGACGATAACGAACCGCTTGTGGTAAATCCATCAGAAAGCTCCTTGTATCTACATTCATCTTTAAGAATATACTAAACGTTTTCTTTCTAAAAATCAACATTTTAAACCAAATAAAATAAAAATGTGTCAAACGCTTGACATAAAAAATATTAGTGATAAAATGATAGTCAAGAAGTGAAGCGGATTCACAACTGTTAGTCAAGCCTGCTTCTCATTAGCGGAGCTGGCAGAATTACTGAAAGACTGACACCGAATAAAAAAGGAGATGTTGTAGGCATGGATAATCGTCAGATTGCTACTGAAGTGATTAAGGCTTTAGGTGGCCAAGAAAATGTAAGAAGTGTTGCCCACTGTGCAACCCGCCTTCGCGTGATGGTTCATGATGAAGGAAAGATTGACAAGGAAAAAGCAGAAGCTATTGATAAGGTTAAAGGAGCGTTCTTTAACTCTGGTCAATATCAGATGATTTTTGGGACAGGTACTGTCAATAAAATTTATGATGAAGTGGTTGCTCTTGGTTTGCCAACGTCATCTAGCAGTGAGCAAAAGGCCGAGGCAGCCAAGCAAGGCAATGTCTTTCAACGGGCGATTCGTACGTTTGGCGATGTCTTTGTTCCTATTATTCCAGCTATTGTGGCAACAGGTCTCTTTATGGGGGTACGTGGCTTGCTTACGCAGCCAGCTATCATGGATTTATTTGGAATTCAGGCCTATGGAGAAAATTTTCTGATGTACACCCGTATCCTAACGGATACTGCCTTTGTCTATTTGCCAGCCTTGGTTGCTTGGTCAGCCTTTAGGGTATTTGGGGGTAACCCTATTATCGGTATTGTTTTGGGGCTGATGTTGGTGTCCAATGAATTGCCAAACGCCTGGGTAGTTGCTTCTGGTGGGGATGTTAAACCACTTACTTTCTTTGGCTTTGTTCCCGTTGTTGGTTATCAGGGAACTGTTTTGCCAGCCTTCTTTGTAGGTCTGGTAGGGGCTAAATTAGAAAAATGGTTGCATAAAAAAGTTCCAGAAGCTTTGGATTTATTGGTGACACCTTTTCTAACCTTTGCTATCATGAGCACCTTGGGTTTATTTGTGATTGGACCAATTTTCCACTCTCTTGAAAATCTTGTTCTTGCTGGAACACAGGCCGTCTTGCGTTTGCCACTTGGTATCGCAGGCTTGATTGTTGGGGGAATCCAACAGTTAATCGTAGTGACTGGTATTCACCATATCTTTAACTTTTTGGAAGCGCAGCTGATTGCCAATACTGGGAAAGATCCTTTCAATGCTTACTTAACAGCGGCAACAGCTGCCCAGGCTGGAGCTACCTTAGCTGTTGCTGTTAAAACCAAGTCAACGAAATTAAAAGGGTTAGCCTTTCCATCAACTTTATCTGCTCTTTTAGGGATTACTGAACCAGCTATCTTCGGGGTCAATCTCCGTTATCCGAAAGTCTTTGTTTCAGGTCTTATTGGTGGTGCCTTAGGTGGTTGGGTTGCTGGACTCTTTGGCATTGCAGGAACTGGTTTTGGGATTACTGTTTTGCCAGGGACTCTCCTTTACTTGAACGGCCAATTATTACAATACCTTGTGACCATGCTTGTCGGTCTAGGAGTTGCTTTTGCGATTGCTTATGCTTGGGGGTATCAAGACAAGGATACTCTTCCCTTTCCAGCTGTCGAAGCTGATCAAAGGACTGATCAACCAGATTTAATAGAAGAAACCTTATATAGTCCTTTAGAGGGAACAGTTGTAGAGTTATCCGCGGTTTCCGACCCTGTTTTTTCATCAGGCGCTATGGGACAAGGTCTTGCAATTAAGCCAGAAGGCAACGCCCTCTACTCACCAGTTGATGGGAAAGTCGAAATTGTTTTTGAAACGGGACATGCTTACGCCATGACGTCAACAAAAGGAGCAGAAATATTACTCCATATCGGCATTGACACTGTTTCAATGGCAGGAGATGGTTTTAACGCTCTTGTGACAGCAGGACAGGTGGTTAAAAAAGGTGACCTTCTTGGACATTTTGATTCTGCCAAGATTGCGCAAGCAGGATTGGATGACACCACGATGATGATTGTAACCAATAGTGCTGATTATCGGAACGTGGACATTCTTGTTCAAGGACAAGTTCGTGTCGGTCAACAGGTGGTACTTGTGGAATAACAGGAGAAGAGTTGAATAGTCAGCTCTTTTTTCATGTTAATGATGAAAAGATGTCAAAAAAATGATAGTAACCTAAAAACCTTAAATTTGTGTTATTTTACCTATACTTTGTTCCTTGTTTTTTTTGAAGAGGTGTTGTTATACTAAAGGCGAGCCAAGAGAGTGCGCTTACAAAAGTTGGTGTAGCAACTAATAAGCCCTAACTTGGTATCAAAAATAAGGAGTGTCCAAATGGATAAACGTTTGTTGGTTAAAAGAACACTGGGATGTGTTTGTGCTGCAACAGTGATGGGAGCTATTTTAGCGACCCACCATGCTTCACTCAATACTGTAACAGCGGAGGAGAAAACTATTCAGGTTCAGAAAGAATTACCTTCTATCGACAGCTTGCATTATCTATCAGAGAATAGCAAAAAGGAATTTAAAGAAGAGCTCTCAAAAGCGGGGCAAGCATCTCAAAAAGTTAAGGAGATTTTAGCAAAAGCTCAGCAGGCAGATAAACAAGCCCAAGCTCTTGCTGAAATGAAAATTCCTGAGAAAATACCGATGAAACCGTTACATGGACCTCTCTATGGTGGTTATTTTAGAAGTTGGCATGATAAAACATCAGATCCATCAGAAAAAGATAAGGTCAATTCAATGGGAGAACTTCCTAAAGAAGTAGATCTAGCCTTTGTTTTCCATGACTGGACAAAAGATTATAGCCTTTTTTGGAAAGAATTAGCCACCAAACATGTGCCAAAGTTAAACAAGCAAGGCACACGTGTCATTCGTACCATTCCATGGCGTTTCCTAGCTGGGGGTGATAACAGCGGCATTGCAGAAGATGCTAGTAAATACCCAAATACACCCGAGGGAAATAAAGCTTTAGCCAAAGCTATTGTTGATGAATATGTTTATAAATACAATCTTGATGGCTTAGATGTGGATATTGAGCGGGATAGTATTCCAAAGGTTAATGGAGAAGTTAGTGACGAAAATCTCAAACGTTCTATTCACGTCTTTGAAGAAATTGGAAAATTAATTGGACCAAAAGGTGCTGATAAATCGCGGCTGTTTATCATGGACAGCACCTACATGGCTGATAAAAACCCATTGATTGAGCGAGGAGCTCCTTATATTGATTTGTTATTGGTACAAGTCTATGGTTCACAAGGAGAGAAAGGTAGTTGGGATCCTGTTTCTAATCGACCTGAAAAAGCAATGGAAGAACGGTGGCAAGGTTATAGTAAATACATACGTCCTGAACAATACATGATTGGTTTTTCTTTCTATGAAGAAAGAGCAGGCAGTGGCAACCTTTGGTATGATATTAATGTAGAAGATGAGTCTAATCCAACTATTGGTAAAGAAATTAAAGGAACTCGTGCGGAACGGTATGCAAGGTGGCAACCTAAAACAGGTGGGGTTAAGGGAGGAATCTTCTCCTATGCTGTGGATCGTGATGGTGTAGCACATCCTAAAAAGAATGGTCATAAAAATTCAAAATTGGACAGTATAGTAACATCAGATTATAGTGTCTCCAAGGCATTAAAGCAGGTTATGCTGAAAGATAAATCGTATAATCTGATTGATGAGAAGGATTTCCCAGATAAGGCTTTGCGAGAAGCGGTGATCGCGCAAGTTGGAACCAGAAAAGGTGATTTGGAACGTTTCAATGGCACTTTACGATTGGATAATCCAGCTATTCAAAGCTTAGAAGGTCTAAATAAGTTTAAAAAATTATCTCAATTAGACTTGATTGGGTTATCTCGCATTACAAAACTCGACCGTTCTGTTTTACCAGCTAATATGAAATCAGGCAAAGACACTTTGGAAACAGTTCTTGAAACCTATAAAAAGAATAGCAAAGAAGAACCTGCTACTATTCCACCAGTATCTCTCACTATTTCTGGTTTAACTGGTCTGAAAGAATTAGATTTGTCAGGTTTTGACCGTGAAACCTTGGCTGGTCTTGATGCCGCTACTTTAATGTCTTTAGAAAAAGTTGATATTTCTGGCAACAAACTTGATTTGGCTCCAGGAACAGAAAATCGACAAATTTTTGATGTGATGCGATCAACTGTCAGCAATCATGTTGGAAGCAATGAACAAACCGTGAGGTTTGACAAGCAAAAACCAACTGGGCATTACCCAACTACCTATAGCACAACTAGTTTGCGCTTACCAGTAGCAGAGGGAAACATTGATTTGCAAAGTCGGTTGTTGTTTGGAACTGTTACGAATCAAGGAACTCTAATTAATAGCGAAGCAGACTATAAGGCTTACCAAAATCAGAAAATTGCTGGACATAACTTTGTTGATCCAGACTATCATTACAATAACTTTAAAGTATCTTATGATAATTATACCGTTAAAGTAACAGATTCCACCTTGGGAACCACTACTGACAAAAGGCTAGCAACTGATAAAGAAGAGACCTATAACGTTGACTTCTTTAGCCCAGCAGATAAAACAAAAGCTGTTCATACTGCTAAAGTGATTGTTGGTGACGAAAAAACCATGATGGTTAATTTGGCAGAAGGCGCAACAGTTATTAAGAGTGAAAATGATGAAAATGCCAAAAAAGTTTTTAATGGCATCATGGAATATAATCCTTTATCGTTTAACAATAAATCTTCGATTATCTTTGAAATTAAAGACCCTAGTCTAGCGAAATACTGGCGCCTTTTCAATGATAGTAGTAAAGGTAAAGACGACTACATCAAGGAAGCAAAACTGGAAGTCTTTACAGGCCAGCTGAATGCTGAGGCAGATGTGAAAACGAGCTTGGAAAAGTCAGGTGATTGGGTAACCGTTTCAACCTATTCAGGAGAAGAAAAGGTATTTAGCCATTCGCTGGATAATATTAGTGCCAAGTACTGGAGAGTAACCGTAGATACTAAGGGCGGGAATTATAGTTGGCCATCCCTCCCTGAACTGCAAATTCTAGGTTATCCGTTACCTAACGCTGATGCTATCATGAAAACAGTAACTGCTGCTAAAGAGTT
Coding sequences within:
- a CDS encoding sucrose-6-phosphate hydrolase, coding for MDLPQAVRYRPYKEWNQTDYQAIIDKMAKSPWRSQYHVEAKTGLLNDPNGFSYFNGGYHLFYQNWPYGAAHGLKQWVHMTSTDLVHFTETGSRLLPDHPHDSHGAYSGSAYAIDDKLFLFYTGNVRDDNWVRTPLQVGAWMDKQGNISKIPHVLIEQPDDVTEHFRDPQLFSYQGQFYTIIGAQGLDGKGKIKLYKAVDNHVDNWQFIADLDFDDSGTEYMIECPNLVFVDDKPVLIFSPQGLAKTDLDYQNIYPNTYKIFESFNPETGQLLGGGSLQNLDFGFEAYATQAFNSPDGSVLAVSWIGLPDIDYPTDNYDYQGALSLVKKLSLQNGQLYQRPVAALRNLRGQTEPFQNKETTSNCYELELAIPSQEKLELHLFADQEGNGLKLKVDTDHGQVSIDRSKAGVQYAQDYGRVRSCQIPQDRVTLNIYVDNSILEIFINQGQKVLTSRVFPTQGQTGIQLVEGQASGYYYEMRY
- a CDS encoding sucrose-specific PTS transporter subunit IIBC, coding for MDNRQIATEVIKALGGQENVRSVAHCATRLRVMVHDEGKIDKEKAEAIDKVKGAFFNSGQYQMIFGTGTVNKIYDEVVALGLPTSSSSEQKAEAAKQGNVFQRAIRTFGDVFVPIIPAIVATGLFMGVRGLLTQPAIMDLFGIQAYGENFLMYTRILTDTAFVYLPALVAWSAFRVFGGNPIIGIVLGLMLVSNELPNAWVVASGGDVKPLTFFGFVPVVGYQGTVLPAFFVGLVGAKLEKWLHKKVPEALDLLVTPFLTFAIMSTLGLFVIGPIFHSLENLVLAGTQAVLRLPLGIAGLIVGGIQQLIVVTGIHHIFNFLEAQLIANTGKDPFNAYLTAATAAQAGATLAVAVKTKSTKLKGLAFPSTLSALLGITEPAIFGVNLRYPKVFVSGLIGGALGGWVAGLFGIAGTGFGITVLPGTLLYLNGQLLQYLVTMLVGLGVAFAIAYAWGYQDKDTLPFPAVEADQRTDQPDLIEETLYSPLEGTVVELSAVSDPVFSSGAMGQGLAIKPEGNALYSPVDGKVEIVFETGHAYAMTSTKGAEILLHIGIDTVSMAGDGFNALVTAGQVVKKGDLLGHFDSAKIAQAGLDDTTMMIVTNSADYRNVDILVQGQVRVGQQVVLVE
- the endoS gene encoding endo-beta-N-acetylglucosaminidase EndoS: MDKRLLVKRTLGCVCAATVMGAILATHHASLNTVTAEEKTIQVQKELPSIDSLHYLSENSKKEFKEELSKAGQASQKVKEILAKAQQADKQAQALAEMKIPEKIPMKPLHGPLYGGYFRSWHDKTSDPSEKDKVNSMGELPKEVDLAFVFHDWTKDYSLFWKELATKHVPKLNKQGTRVIRTIPWRFLAGGDNSGIAEDASKYPNTPEGNKALAKAIVDEYVYKYNLDGLDVDIERDSIPKVNGEVSDENLKRSIHVFEEIGKLIGPKGADKSRLFIMDSTYMADKNPLIERGAPYIDLLLVQVYGSQGEKGSWDPVSNRPEKAMEERWQGYSKYIRPEQYMIGFSFYEERAGSGNLWYDINVEDESNPTIGKEIKGTRAERYARWQPKTGGVKGGIFSYAVDRDGVAHPKKNGHKNSKLDSIVTSDYSVSKALKQVMLKDKSYNLIDEKDFPDKALREAVIAQVGTRKGDLERFNGTLRLDNPAIQSLEGLNKFKKLSQLDLIGLSRITKLDRSVLPANMKSGKDTLETVLETYKKNSKEEPATIPPVSLTISGLTGLKELDLSGFDRETLAGLDAATLMSLEKVDISGNKLDLAPGTENRQIFDVMRSTVSNHVGSNEQTVRFDKQKPTGHYPTTYSTTSLRLPVAEGNIDLQSRLLFGTVTNQGTLINSEADYKAYQNQKIAGHNFVDPDYHYNNFKVSYDNYTVKVTDSTLGTTTDKRLATDKEETYNVDFFSPADKTKAVHTAKVIVGDEKTMMVNLAEGATVIKSENDENAKKVFNGIMEYNPLSFNNKSSIIFEIKDPSLAKYWRLFNDSSKGKDDYIKEAKLEVFTGQLNAEADVKTSLEKSGDWVTVSTYSGEEKVFSHSLDNISAKYWRVTVDTKGGNYSWPSLPELQILGYPLPNADAIMKTVTAAKELSQQKEKFPQQVLDELTAKEAVVEASLNSKLFDTAVINTNVEALKNVVDECLAYDKNKETAFKVTEDYQAAVNRIKAERVTVEEMAQFKDLTEKATSLNSKIEAKLSDRGYDEDLMGLVDKLTHITEALKLFAK